One stretch of Mus pahari chromosome 5, PAHARI_EIJ_v1.1, whole genome shotgun sequence DNA includes these proteins:
- the Mrps14 gene encoding 28S ribosomal protein S14, mitochondrial, with product MVATVLGSLLRTFRQAVPPSVSGQVRGYYVDWRMLRDLKRRKMAYEYADERLRINSLRKNTILPKDLQEIAGDEIAALPRDSCPVRIRNRCVMTSRPRGVKRRWRLSRIVFRHLADHGLLSGVQRAIW from the exons ATGGTGGCGACCGTGCTGGGCTCGCTGCTGCGGACCTTCCGGCAG gcAGTTCCTCCATCAGTGTCAGGTCAAGTTCGAGGTTACTATGTAGACTGGAGAATGTTGCGTGATTTGAAAAGACGAAAAATGGCTTATGAATATGCAGATGAGAGACTTCGGATCAATTCGCTCAGAAAGAATACCATTTTGCCAAAGGATCTTCAG GAAATCGCTGGTGATGAAATTGCTGCTCTTCCACGGGATAGCTGTCCTGTTAGAATCAGAAATCGGTGTGTTATGACATCTCGCCCACGTGGTGTTAAGCGACGCTGGAGACTTAGTCGCATTGTCTTCCGCCACTTAGCTGACCATGGGCTACTTTCTGGAGTCCAGCGAGCAATATGGTGA